A single genomic interval of Aegicerativicinus sediminis harbors:
- a CDS encoding LNS2 domain-containing protein, with translation MNREDADKLLHDKVEAGEKVSPVLPEGVKNYLIDIDGTITEDVPNEEPERMLTCEPFPDALETCNKWYEEGHMICFFTSRTGAHREVTEKWLDKHGFKYHSLLMGKPRGGNYHWIDNHLVKATRYNGKFTDLVEKKMTIQVFDDGHHDH, from the coding sequence ATGAACAGAGAAGACGCAGATAAATTATTGCACGATAAAGTCGAGGCTGGCGAAAAAGTAAGTCCAGTTTTGCCTGAGGGGGTTAAAAATTACCTTATCGATATAGATGGTACTATTACAGAAGATGTACCAAATGAGGAACCAGAACGAATGTTGACCTGCGAGCCATTTCCAGATGCTTTAGAAACATGTAATAAATGGTATGAAGAAGGACATATGATATGTTTCTTTACCTCTAGAACTGGAGCCCATAGGGAAGTAACAGAAAAGTGGCTTGACAAACATGGATTTAAATACCATAGTCTACTAATGGGTAAACCAAGAGGGGGAAATTACCATTGGATTGATAATCACTTGGTAAAAGCTACCCGTTATAATGGTAAATTCACTGATTTAGTCGAGAAAAAAATGACCATCCAGGTTTTTGATGATGGCCATCATGATCATTAA
- a CDS encoding (Fe-S)-binding protein → MSDSIKIPTMAEMFAEGKQPDVLFWVGCSGSFDDRAKKITKAFIKLLDKAKVSFAVLGTEESCTGDPAKRAGNEFLFQMQAVTNIEVMNAYEVKKIVTTCPHCFNTLKNEYPSLGGNYEVVHHTQFLKQLLSDGKLTIQGGKFKGKRITFHDPCYLGRANNIYEAPRDLITKLDAELVEMKNCKSRGFCCGAGGAQMFKEPEKGDTDVNVERTEQALETQPSIIAAACPFCNTMMTDGVKAKNEESNIKVYDVAELMASAEDL, encoded by the coding sequence ATGAGTGATAGCATCAAAATACCAACTATGGCAGAAATGTTTGCCGAAGGAAAACAACCAGATGTCTTATTTTGGGTAGGTTGTTCCGGTAGTTTTGATGATAGGGCAAAAAAAATCACTAAAGCTTTTATTAAACTCCTAGATAAGGCCAAAGTTAGTTTTGCTGTGTTGGGAACAGAGGAAAGTTGTACAGGTGATCCAGCAAAAAGAGCAGGTAATGAATTTTTATTTCAAATGCAGGCTGTAACCAATATTGAGGTTATGAATGCTTATGAAGTTAAAAAAATAGTTACTACCTGTCCGCATTGCTTCAATACATTAAAAAATGAATATCCCAGCTTAGGAGGAAACTATGAAGTGGTTCACCATACTCAGTTCTTAAAACAATTATTGTCCGACGGAAAATTGACCATACAAGGTGGAAAGTTTAAGGGCAAGCGTATTACTTTTCATGACCCATGCTACTTAGGTAGGGCCAACAACATTTATGAGGCACCTAGAGACCTGATTACCAAATTGGACGCAGAATTGGTTGAAATGAAAAATTGCAAGAGCAGAGGATTTTGTTGTGGTGCAGGTGGAGCACAAATGTTTAAGGAGCCAGAAAAGGGTGACACGGATGTAAATGTGGAAAGAACCGAGCAAGCCTTGGAAACACAGCCAAGTATTATCGCGGCTGCCTGTCCATTTTGTAATACCATGATGACCGATGGTGTAAAGGCGAAAAATGAAGAAAGCAATATCAAAGTCTATGATGTTGCTGAACTTATGGCAAGTGCAGAGGATTTATAA